The following proteins are co-located in the Rhodococcus opacus B4 genome:
- a CDS encoding DeoR/GlpR family DNA-binding transcription regulator, which yields MMLARQRQQVILDEVTAHGAVKVVDLGATLGVSDMTIRRDINELVEQGLVERVHGGVTLPRSASVHEPGFSAKSELDREAKRAIARAAARLVRPGTSVGISGGTTTHALARELLDVPDITVVTNSLPVADAFHEGGRDDQTILLTGGQRTPSFALVGPLTVAALRGIHVDMLFLGTHGMGIDSGLTCPNLMEAQTNQALVASSRRVVVLADHTKWGVTALANTIPLSDVDILITDAGLERAAQESLADHVGDLVVTRENLEGSTDDRA from the coding sequence ATGATGCTCGCTCGGCAGCGCCAGCAGGTGATCCTCGACGAGGTCACCGCCCACGGTGCGGTGAAAGTGGTCGACCTCGGTGCGACGCTCGGGGTCTCCGACATGACCATCCGGCGCGACATCAACGAACTCGTCGAGCAGGGTCTGGTCGAGCGGGTGCACGGCGGGGTCACATTGCCGCGGTCGGCGAGTGTCCACGAACCGGGATTCTCGGCGAAGTCCGAACTCGACCGCGAGGCCAAGCGGGCCATCGCCCGTGCCGCCGCCCGGCTGGTGCGTCCGGGCACGTCGGTGGGCATTTCCGGCGGCACCACCACGCACGCCCTGGCCCGCGAACTGCTCGACGTTCCCGACATCACCGTCGTCACCAATTCGCTGCCCGTCGCCGACGCGTTCCACGAGGGTGGCCGCGACGACCAGACCATCCTCCTCACCGGCGGTCAGCGCACCCCGTCGTTCGCCCTCGTCGGGCCGCTCACGGTCGCCGCCCTGCGCGGGATCCACGTGGACATGCTGTTCCTCGGCACGCACGGCATGGGGATCGACTCGGGGCTGACCTGCCCCAATCTGATGGAAGCCCAGACCAATCAGGCGCTCGTCGCGTCTTCGCGCCGGGTCGTGGTGCTCGCCGACCACACGAAGTGGGGTGTGACCGCGCTGGCCAACACGATCCCCCTGTCCGACGTCGACATCCTCATCACCGACGCCGGGCTCGAGCGCGCCGCCCAGGAATCTCTCGCCGATCACGTCGGCGACCTCGTAGTGACACGGGAAAACTTGGAAGGATCCACCGATGACCGTGCGTGA
- a CDS encoding beta-galactosidase yields MHTASDSGGRHLRWPTRGISFGGDYNPEQWPEEVWQRDVELMREAGVDFATVGVFSWARLQPTPSTWDFGWLDRVLDLLDGGGVRVDLATATASPPPWLTAAHPEIRPVDERGYRYEIGSRQTWSPSSPIYREHSLVLVEKMATRYGDHPALALWHVSNELGCHNSRCHSPDSARAFRRWLQRRYGDLTELNRAWGTTFWSQHYGDWDEVVPPSASTTFGNPTHLLDWRRFCSDALLDQYLAEREVLRRITPDVPVTTNFMVGMGSPQSLAGDMNYAQWAPEQDLVSTDHYLVGPAAGDGAAHHRLSFSADLTRGIADSRPWLLMEHSTSAVNWQPVNRAKAPGEMLRNSLAHVARGADGIAFFQFRASQAGAEKFHSALVPHAGPDSARWREVVQLGAVLRRLEPVAGSRVEAPVGVLFDWESQWACEQDGHPSRLMQPMTIAEQMHRAFAGVTCDVVPPDADLDRYSVLVVPAMYLCSDGDAARIEAAARAGAQVLVTAFSGIADRDDHVRLGGYPGAFRDLLGVRVEEFFPLGADETAALDDGTSARTWTEYLTVSEDVDVLARHAEGHLQGVPAVTRRSVGDGAAWYLATVPDPRGLERIAESICSAAGLALHTGQHSDVEIVRRRGEHGSWLFVLNHTNEKVTVDVSGTDLVTERVVDGPLTLEPGNCAVIREDGAGTGAPTRKADA; encoded by the coding sequence ATGCACACAGCGAGCGACTCCGGCGGGCGGCACCTGAGGTGGCCGACCCGGGGCATTTCCTTCGGCGGGGACTACAACCCCGAGCAGTGGCCGGAAGAGGTCTGGCAGCGCGACGTCGAACTCATGCGCGAGGCGGGCGTCGACTTCGCGACCGTCGGCGTGTTCTCCTGGGCGCGGCTGCAGCCCACCCCCTCCACCTGGGACTTCGGCTGGCTCGACCGCGTCCTCGACCTCCTGGACGGCGGTGGCGTCCGCGTCGACCTGGCCACCGCCACCGCGTCCCCGCCACCGTGGCTCACGGCCGCGCATCCCGAGATCCGGCCCGTGGACGAGCGCGGCTACCGGTACGAGATCGGCAGCAGGCAGACGTGGAGCCCCAGTTCGCCGATCTACCGCGAGCACTCCCTCGTCCTCGTCGAGAAGATGGCCACCCGCTACGGCGACCACCCGGCGCTCGCGCTCTGGCACGTGTCGAACGAACTCGGGTGCCACAACTCGCGCTGCCACTCCCCCGACAGCGCGCGGGCGTTCCGGCGGTGGCTGCAGCGGCGCTACGGCGACCTCACCGAACTCAACCGGGCGTGGGGCACGACGTTCTGGAGCCAGCACTACGGCGACTGGGACGAGGTGGTGCCACCGTCCGCGAGCACGACCTTCGGCAATCCCACGCATCTTCTGGACTGGCGCCGGTTCTGCTCGGACGCCCTGCTCGATCAGTACCTCGCCGAGCGGGAAGTGTTGCGGCGTATCACCCCCGACGTGCCGGTCACGACGAATTTCATGGTGGGCATGGGCTCGCCGCAGTCGCTCGCCGGCGACATGAACTATGCACAGTGGGCGCCCGAGCAGGATCTGGTGTCGACCGACCACTACCTGGTGGGGCCCGCGGCGGGCGACGGCGCCGCCCACCACCGGCTGTCGTTCTCCGCCGACCTGACCCGCGGCATCGCCGACTCACGGCCGTGGCTGCTGATGGAACATTCGACGAGCGCCGTCAACTGGCAGCCGGTCAACCGGGCGAAGGCACCCGGCGAGATGCTGCGCAACTCCCTCGCCCACGTCGCCCGCGGAGCGGACGGCATCGCCTTCTTCCAATTCCGCGCCTCGCAGGCCGGCGCCGAGAAGTTCCACTCGGCCCTGGTTCCGCACGCGGGCCCCGACTCCGCCCGGTGGCGGGAAGTCGTCCAACTCGGCGCCGTGCTGCGCCGCCTCGAACCGGTGGCCGGCAGTCGCGTCGAGGCGCCGGTGGGGGTGCTGTTCGACTGGGAGTCGCAGTGGGCGTGCGAGCAGGACGGCCACCCGTCGCGGCTGATGCAGCCGATGACGATCGCCGAGCAGATGCACCGCGCATTCGCCGGAGTGACCTGCGACGTCGTCCCCCCGGACGCCGACCTCGACCGCTACTCGGTGCTGGTGGTGCCCGCGATGTATCTGTGCAGCGACGGGGACGCCGCGCGCATCGAGGCAGCCGCCCGCGCAGGCGCCCAGGTGCTCGTCACCGCATTCTCCGGGATCGCGGACCGTGACGACCACGTCCGGCTCGGCGGCTACCCGGGTGCGTTCCGAGACCTGCTCGGCGTCCGCGTCGAGGAGTTCTTCCCGCTCGGCGCCGACGAGACCGCCGCCCTCGACGACGGCACCTCGGCCCGCACCTGGACCGAGTACCTCACGGTGTCCGAGGACGTGGACGTCCTCGCCCGCCACGCCGAGGGACACCTGCAGGGCGTGCCCGCCGTCACCCGGCGCTCCGTCGGCGACGGCGCCGCCTGGTATCTCGCGACCGTCCCCGACCCGCGCGGACTGGAGAGAATCGCCGAATCGATTTGCTCCGCAGCCGGTCTCGCACTGCACACCGGGCAGCACTCCGACGTCGAGATCGTCCGCAGGCGGGGCGAGCACGGGTCGTGGCTGTTCGTCCTCAACCATACGAACGAGAAGGTGACCGTCGACGTGTCCGGCACCGACCTCGTCACCGAACGGGTCGTCGACGGACCCCTCACGCTGGAACCGGGCAACTGTGCTGTGATTCGCGAAGACGGCGCCGGCACCGGCGCCCCGACCCGGAAGGCGGACGCATGA
- a CDS encoding ABC transporter substrate-binding protein: MNRNALPHTWQPSRRTFLKAALGAAGALSTAGLLSGCTGGVDPHVITLGSRLSDKNAKLGVKDVVGMFQQQTGGTVRINSVDSTSFQENVNNYLQGTPDDVFTWMSGYRMKYFADKGLVDDVSSVWQPHGGGFSDSFREASTGTDGRQYLIPFFYYPWAVFYRPSLWRERGYAPPKTFDDWVALSKRMQADGLTPIGFGVRDGWSPFGTFDYLDLRLNGVDFHRSLLAGDVSWTDNRVRSVFDTWREILPFHQPQPLGRKMSEAQQALLNKEVGMLVAGMFVAQSFPAGPDRDDLDFFPFPEIDSAVGSSAVEAPMDGFMMRKDPRNLAGAQQFLSFLTSADAAVAYAKQDPQAIPAHRDADLSGFPPLVQKSAALVQGAGSITQFLDRDTRPDFASVVMIPAMQQFLGNPNDVDGLVRSIERQKAAVFGQ, from the coding sequence ATGAACCGAAACGCGCTGCCGCACACGTGGCAACCCTCCCGGCGCACCTTTCTCAAGGCCGCGCTCGGCGCCGCGGGCGCCCTGTCGACGGCGGGCCTGCTGTCCGGCTGCACGGGCGGTGTCGATCCCCATGTGATCACCCTCGGATCGCGGCTGTCGGACAAGAACGCGAAACTCGGCGTCAAGGACGTCGTCGGGATGTTCCAGCAGCAGACCGGGGGCACCGTACGGATCAACTCCGTCGACTCCACGTCGTTCCAGGAGAATGTCAACAACTACCTGCAGGGCACCCCGGACGACGTCTTCACCTGGATGTCGGGATACCGCATGAAGTACTTCGCGGACAAGGGCCTCGTCGACGACGTCAGCTCGGTGTGGCAACCGCACGGAGGTGGTTTCAGCGACAGCTTCCGTGAGGCGTCCACCGGAACCGACGGCAGGCAGTACCTGATCCCGTTCTTCTACTACCCGTGGGCCGTGTTCTACCGTCCCAGCCTCTGGCGGGAGCGCGGTTACGCGCCGCCGAAGACGTTCGACGACTGGGTGGCCCTGTCGAAGCGCATGCAGGCCGACGGGCTCACCCCGATCGGGTTCGGGGTCCGCGACGGCTGGTCGCCGTTCGGCACGTTCGACTACCTCGATCTGCGCCTCAACGGAGTCGACTTCCACCGCTCGCTCCTGGCCGGCGACGTGAGCTGGACCGACAACCGCGTCCGGTCGGTGTTCGACACCTGGCGCGAGATCCTCCCGTTCCACCAGCCGCAGCCGCTGGGCCGCAAGATGTCCGAGGCGCAGCAGGCCCTCCTCAACAAGGAAGTCGGGATGCTGGTGGCCGGCATGTTCGTCGCACAGAGCTTCCCCGCGGGACCGGACCGGGACGACCTGGACTTCTTCCCGTTTCCTGAAATCGACTCCGCCGTCGGCTCTTCGGCGGTCGAGGCACCCATGGACGGCTTCATGATGCGCAAGGACCCGCGGAACCTCGCCGGGGCGCAGCAGTTCCTCTCCTTCCTCACGAGCGCCGACGCCGCCGTCGCCTACGCGAAGCAGGACCCCCAGGCCATCCCGGCGCACCGCGACGCGGACCTGTCGGGTTTCCCTCCGCTCGTGCAGAAGTCGGCCGCTCTCGTGCAGGGCGCGGGCTCCATCACCCAGTTCCTCGACCGTGACACCCGGCCCGATTTCGCGTCCGTCGTGATGATTCCGGCGATGCAGCAGTTCCTGGGGAACCCGAACGACGTGGACGGCCTGGTCCGCAGCATCGAGCGACAGAAGGCGGCGGTGTTCGGCCAATGA
- a CDS encoding carbohydrate ABC transporter permease, whose translation MTSTVPPQTGTETRTPAPKIRRSRSDRWTIAVMLGLPAAIVMGLVWIPTVFTVILSFARWDGIGGTSTIEWIGTQNYVDAVQAYPPFQQALHNNVLWLAFLFVFPTILGIFLAVLLDRGLKGSRLYQSIFYIPVVLSMALVGFVWQLIYSTDGGVLNTILGTDVDWLGNPDVNIWAVMVAASWRHTGYIMLLYLAGLKAIDPSVREAALMDGAGPVRTFFRIVFPLMKPTNLLIIVITVIEALRAFDLVWVINKGRNGLELISALVTANVVGEAGRVGFGSALATIMLVISLVFIALYLWIVMRSDD comes from the coding sequence ATGACCAGCACAGTTCCTCCCCAGACCGGAACCGAGACCCGGACCCCGGCGCCGAAGATCCGGCGCAGCCGGAGCGACCGGTGGACCATCGCCGTGATGCTCGGGCTGCCCGCCGCGATCGTGATGGGGCTGGTGTGGATTCCCACCGTGTTCACGGTGATCCTGTCGTTCGCCCGCTGGGACGGCATCGGCGGCACGTCCACCATCGAGTGGATCGGAACGCAGAACTACGTCGACGCCGTCCAGGCGTACCCGCCGTTCCAGCAGGCCCTCCACAACAATGTCCTGTGGCTCGCGTTCCTGTTCGTCTTCCCGACGATCCTCGGCATCTTCCTCGCCGTGCTGCTCGACCGGGGACTGAAGGGAAGCCGGCTGTACCAGAGCATCTTCTACATCCCCGTGGTGCTGTCGATGGCACTGGTCGGGTTCGTGTGGCAGCTGATCTACTCCACCGACGGCGGGGTGCTCAACACCATCCTCGGCACGGACGTCGACTGGCTCGGCAACCCGGACGTCAACATCTGGGCCGTCATGGTCGCTGCGAGCTGGCGGCACACCGGGTACATCATGCTGCTGTACTTGGCGGGCCTCAAGGCCATCGACCCGTCGGTGCGCGAAGCCGCGCTCATGGACGGTGCCGGGCCGGTCCGCACGTTCTTCCGGATCGTGTTCCCCCTGATGAAACCCACCAACCTGCTGATCATCGTCATCACCGTCATCGAGGCCCTGCGCGCCTTCGACCTCGTGTGGGTGATCAACAAGGGCCGCAACGGACTCGAACTGATCTCCGCCCTCGTCACCGCCAACGTCGTCGGTGAAGCGGGCCGGGTCGGTTTCGGTTCGGCCCTGGCGACGATCATGCTCGTGATCTCGCTGGTGTTCATTGCCCTCTATCTCTGGATCGTGATGCGGAGCGACGACTGA
- a CDS encoding carbohydrate ABC transporter permease, translated as MTMTTPLADHSAPVHRNGPRNKAAVANRRRLSTAHAAMYLLLTALALLWIFPLLWALYNSFRDYDYVLTHGYLSVGGFTLSNYTESWEVGGIPHYFLNSMLITIPAVLLILFIGSMAAFVLARFPWKFNVIMLAVFIAGNLLPQQTLLTPLFRLYNAIPLPYWMSSSGSLYDSYWGLILVHVAFQTGFCVFVLSNYMKTVPPELLEAATVDGAGLFRQYWQVVLPLCRPALAALATLMITWIYNDFFWALALMVSGDKLPVTTALQNLQGSFFTDTNLLAAGSVLVALPTVLVFVALQRHFVSGLTMGANK; from the coding sequence ATGACCATGACGACACCCCTCGCCGACCACAGCGCGCCCGTCCACCGGAACGGGCCCCGCAACAAGGCCGCGGTGGCCAACCGGCGCCGGCTGAGTACCGCGCACGCGGCGATGTACCTCCTGCTCACGGCCCTGGCGTTGCTGTGGATCTTCCCGCTGCTGTGGGCCCTGTACAACTCGTTCCGCGACTACGACTACGTCCTCACGCACGGCTATCTGTCGGTCGGCGGCTTCACGCTCAGCAATTACACCGAGTCGTGGGAGGTCGGCGGAATTCCGCACTACTTCCTCAACTCGATGCTCATCACCATCCCGGCGGTGCTGCTGATCCTGTTCATCGGGTCGATGGCCGCGTTCGTGCTGGCCCGGTTCCCGTGGAAGTTCAACGTGATCATGCTGGCGGTGTTCATCGCGGGCAATCTGCTGCCGCAACAGACACTGCTGACGCCGCTGTTCCGGCTGTACAACGCAATACCGTTGCCGTACTGGATGAGTTCGTCGGGTTCGCTGTACGACAGCTACTGGGGTCTGATCCTGGTGCACGTCGCGTTCCAGACCGGATTCTGCGTGTTCGTGCTCAGCAATTACATGAAGACGGTTCCCCCCGAACTGCTCGAGGCGGCAACGGTAGACGGGGCCGGACTGTTCCGCCAGTACTGGCAGGTGGTGCTCCCGCTGTGCCGTCCGGCGCTGGCCGCACTCGCGACCCTCATGATCACCTGGATTTACAACGACTTCTTCTGGGCCCTCGCCCTGATGGTCAGCGGCGACAAGCTGCCCGTCACCACCGCGCTGCAGAACCTGCAGGGCAGCTTCTTCACCGACACCAACCTGCTCGCCGCCGGATCGGTGCTCGTCGCGTTACCGACAGTGCTCGTATTCGTCGCGCTGCAGCGGCATTTCGTTTCCGGACTCACGATGGGAGCCAACAAGTGA
- a CDS encoding alpha-galactosidase — MSAIASPHSYVHLTSAGVSVVLDVTDGRLPAIVHWGAALGELTVADVEALAQANIEPLAGNVVDLPVRLAVLPEHHTGWVGKPGIAGHRDAADWSPLFTTATLTVGGAEHRPSPDPELVSAGAGTVRVTARDAVADLGLVLDIELLPSGLLRARAEVTNTGNSFYVLDDLQLAFPVPPQAREILDFAGRWGKERVPQRSELTVGIHEREGRKGRTGPDAATVLSVGVPGFGFARGEVWGTHVAFSGNHRHYAERLFTGFQVVGGGELLLPGEVRLADGESYETPWIYGAYGDGLDAQAHRFHDYLRSRPTHPRRARPVTINVWEAVYFDHDLARLTDLADRAAKLGVERYVLDDGWFRHRRNDLAGLGDWHVDETVWPDGLHPIIDHVRSLGMEFGLWFEPEMINLDSDLAREHPEWVMATGGRTPVPSRNQQVLNLGIPEAYDHILERMSAILAEYDIAYIKWDHNRDLIDAGTAPHGRAGVHDQTLATYRLMDELKRRFPGLEIESCSSGGARVDLGILERTDRVWVSDCIDPLERQQMNRWTMQLLPPELLGSHIASGTSHTTGRYHRLSFRAGTALYGHLGIEWDLATATDDENAELAVWIDLHKRHRELLHTGKMVRADEIDPTLQVYGAVADDRSEALFFLAYLGRSEVSPRGRFTLPGLDPDRRYRVRPVFAGEPDEGLKPPAWFNVPPQGQPTVTTPPGGGRADGLSAGSEVSGVAMTGRALEVAGLQTPASFPDDVIVLSVTEEA; from the coding sequence GTGAGTGCTATCGCCTCACCGCACAGTTACGTTCATCTGACCTCGGCGGGTGTGTCCGTTGTCCTCGATGTCACCGACGGCAGGTTGCCGGCGATCGTCCACTGGGGGGCGGCGCTCGGTGAGCTGACCGTTGCCGACGTCGAGGCTCTGGCGCAGGCGAACATCGAGCCCCTCGCGGGCAACGTGGTCGACCTCCCGGTGCGGCTGGCCGTCCTCCCCGAACACCACACGGGGTGGGTGGGCAAGCCCGGCATCGCCGGTCACCGCGACGCCGCCGACTGGTCGCCGCTGTTCACGACCGCCACACTCACGGTCGGCGGGGCCGAGCACCGGCCCTCACCGGACCCCGAACTCGTCTCGGCCGGTGCGGGCACCGTCCGGGTCACCGCGCGCGACGCCGTCGCCGACCTCGGTCTCGTCCTCGACATCGAGTTGCTGCCGAGTGGCCTCCTGCGGGCGCGAGCCGAGGTCACCAACACGGGGAATTCGTTCTACGTCCTCGACGATCTCCAGCTCGCGTTCCCGGTGCCGCCGCAGGCCCGGGAGATCCTCGACTTCGCCGGCCGGTGGGGGAAGGAACGCGTCCCGCAGCGCAGCGAACTCACGGTCGGGATCCACGAGCGCGAAGGTCGGAAGGGTCGCACCGGTCCGGACGCCGCGACGGTGCTGTCCGTCGGCGTGCCCGGTTTCGGGTTCGCGCGCGGCGAGGTATGGGGCACCCACGTCGCATTCAGCGGCAACCATCGCCACTACGCCGAACGGCTCTTCACCGGATTCCAGGTGGTCGGCGGCGGCGAACTGCTCCTGCCCGGCGAGGTCCGGCTGGCGGACGGGGAGAGCTACGAAACGCCCTGGATCTACGGCGCGTACGGCGACGGGCTCGACGCCCAGGCGCACCGCTTCCACGACTACCTCCGGTCGCGGCCCACGCACCCACGGCGTGCGCGCCCGGTGACGATCAACGTGTGGGAGGCCGTCTACTTCGACCACGACCTGGCCCGGTTGACGGACCTGGCGGATCGAGCGGCGAAGCTCGGCGTCGAGCGGTACGTGCTCGACGACGGCTGGTTCCGGCACCGGCGCAACGACCTGGCGGGGCTGGGGGACTGGCACGTCGACGAGACGGTGTGGCCGGACGGACTGCACCCGATCATCGATCACGTGCGTTCGCTCGGCATGGAATTCGGCCTGTGGTTCGAACCGGAGATGATCAACCTCGATTCCGATCTCGCGCGGGAACATCCCGAATGGGTCATGGCGACCGGCGGGCGGACGCCGGTGCCGTCCCGGAACCAGCAGGTGCTCAATCTGGGGATCCCCGAGGCGTACGACCACATCCTGGAGCGGATGTCCGCGATTCTCGCCGAATACGACATCGCGTACATCAAGTGGGACCACAACCGCGACCTGATCGACGCAGGCACCGCCCCGCACGGGCGTGCCGGGGTCCACGACCAGACGCTCGCGACCTACCGGCTGATGGACGAGTTGAAGCGCCGCTTCCCCGGACTGGAGATCGAATCCTGCTCGTCGGGTGGCGCGCGGGTAGACCTCGGCATCCTCGAACGCACCGACCGCGTGTGGGTGTCGGACTGCATCGATCCGCTCGAACGCCAGCAGATGAATCGGTGGACGATGCAACTGCTTCCGCCCGAACTGCTCGGCTCACACATCGCGTCCGGGACCTCCCATACGACGGGCAGGTATCACCGACTGTCGTTCCGGGCGGGCACGGCGCTGTACGGGCACCTGGGGATCGAGTGGGATCTGGCCACCGCCACCGACGACGAGAACGCGGAACTCGCCGTGTGGATCGACCTGCACAAGCGGCACCGCGAACTCCTGCACACCGGAAAGATGGTGCGCGCCGACGAGATCGACCCCACCCTGCAGGTCTATGGCGCTGTCGCGGACGACCGGTCGGAGGCGCTGTTCTTCCTCGCCTACCTCGGACGGTCCGAGGTGTCCCCGCGGGGCCGGTTCACCCTGCCCGGCCTCGACCCCGACCGGCGGTACCGGGTGCGGCCCGTCTTCGCGGGTGAACCGGACGAGGGCCTGAAACCGCCCGCGTGGTTCAACGTGCCGCCGCAGGGTCAGCCGACCGTCACCACGCCGCCCGGCGGCGGACGCGCCGACGGACTGTCCGCGGGCAGCGAGGTTTCCGGCGTCGCGATGACGGGCCGGGCCCTCGAAGTCGCGGGTCTGCAGACGCCCGCGTCCTTCCCCGACGACGTGATCGTGCTGTCCGTGACTGAGGAGGCATAG
- a CDS encoding DinB family protein: protein MTTSQKSPATGERADLLQILQEQRATLLITVRGIDDEQARQRSTVSDLTLGGLIKHVLHTEKHWVETILEPDENAEFDMEWAMEKYYMREDETLDGLLAEYAEVARATETAVAGLDDLDVLIPLPTAPWAPERQWWTIRRTLLHIIRETGHHSGHADIIRESLDGGNTTMTMGADAGMEF, encoded by the coding sequence ATGACCACTTCGCAGAAGTCCCCGGCCACCGGTGAGCGCGCCGACCTCCTCCAGATCCTGCAGGAGCAGCGAGCCACCCTGCTGATCACCGTCCGCGGCATCGACGACGAACAGGCACGGCAGCGCTCGACCGTCAGCGACCTGACGCTCGGCGGACTGATCAAGCACGTCCTGCACACGGAAAAGCACTGGGTCGAAACCATTCTCGAACCCGACGAGAACGCGGAGTTCGACATGGAATGGGCGATGGAGAAGTACTACATGCGCGAAGACGAAACCCTCGACGGACTGCTCGCCGAGTACGCCGAGGTGGCCCGCGCGACGGAGACCGCCGTGGCCGGTCTCGACGACCTCGACGTGCTGATCCCCCTGCCCACCGCACCCTGGGCGCCCGAGCGGCAGTGGTGGACGATCCGCCGCACCCTGCTCCACATCATTCGGGAGACCGGCCACCACTCCGGCCACGCCGACATCATCCGGGAATCCCTCGACGGCGGAAACACGACCATGACGATGGGCGCCGACGCGGGCATGGAGTTCTGA